Proteins encoded together in one Thermococcus barophilus MP window:
- a CDS encoding MFS transporter has translation MERKKFSWGIVLGLALLGFSRSVGWALNKGLSFPLLSSYTQSAFVKGTILALEGIIGLLIPPLLGYYSDTLKSKHGRRRPFIMIGGFLAGIAALMIYTAYALGIPLAGFALTLAFFYFSMHLYTAQFRALMPDTIESGERGKASGVITLLEWAGNLFLFGLAGFLIAKAVAETGEAEGIKALAQTPYLKIPFIITAVFLIGAALFVYFIVKEPKAPEIEEDESLIGYLKSIVENRDFLKFYAAQTLWWMSFEFIAIFLYGILAFILHGAATEENVKAVTSLGLYLMALFNITVLLGALPGGIIYDKLGRRLSIILGGIIFALPQLWGWFISTQTEIVIALGLAGIGWGILMAASYPVIGDLLTHYEREAFTGRYYGFFEATRSLPVLLAGTIGGAIVDLAGENYRILFPIGALLVLLAMPMIWRMKNLEPGEKQ, from the coding sequence ATGGAACGCAAGAAGTTTAGCTGGGGAATAGTCTTGGGATTAGCACTTCTTGGGTTTAGCAGAAGTGTAGGGTGGGCATTAAATAAAGGACTTTCATTCCCACTGCTTTCCAGCTATACCCAGTCTGCATTTGTCAAGGGTACTATCTTAGCCCTTGAAGGGATCATAGGGTTGTTAATCCCACCACTTTTGGGGTATTACAGCGATACACTAAAATCAAAACACGGAAGGAGGAGACCTTTCATAATGATTGGAGGATTTCTGGCAGGAATAGCAGCACTGATGATTTACACTGCCTATGCACTTGGAATCCCACTGGCAGGTTTTGCACTAACCTTAGCATTCTTCTACTTCTCGATGCACCTATACACCGCACAGTTTAGGGCATTAATGCCAGATACAATAGAAAGCGGTGAGAGGGGAAAAGCAAGTGGTGTAATTACGCTTTTGGAGTGGGCAGGTAACCTTTTCCTCTTTGGGTTGGCTGGATTTCTAATAGCCAAAGCTGTAGCCGAAACAGGAGAAGCTGAGGGCATAAAAGCCTTAGCCCAAACCCCTTACCTTAAGATACCCTTCATAATAACTGCTGTCTTTCTCATTGGTGCAGCATTGTTCGTGTATTTCATAGTTAAAGAGCCGAAAGCCCCAGAAATTGAAGAGGATGAAAGCCTCATAGGGTATTTAAAGAGCATAGTTGAAAACAGGGACTTCTTAAAGTTTTATGCAGCCCAGACTCTCTGGTGGATGAGCTTTGAGTTCATAGCGATCTTCCTATATGGAATCTTAGCGTTTATCCTCCATGGCGCAGCCACTGAAGAGAACGTTAAAGCCGTAACATCCCTCGGCCTGTACCTAATGGCACTCTTTAACATCACGGTGTTGCTTGGAGCATTACCTGGTGGAATAATTTATGACAAACTTGGAAGAAGGCTCAGCATAATCCTTGGAGGCATCATCTTTGCCCTGCCACAGCTCTGGGGATGGTTCATAAGTACGCAAACAGAGATAGTGATAGCCCTCGGATTGGCTGGAATAGGATGGGGAATACTAATGGCAGCATCCTATCCAGTTATCGGAGACCTACTGACGCACTATGAAAGAGAAGCATTTACAGGCAGATACTATGGATTCTTTGAGGCTACTCGCTCACTACCAGTGCTCTTGGCAGGAACAATTGGTGGTGCAATAGTTGACTTAGCCGGTGAAAATTACCGCATTCTGTTCCCAATCGGTGCATTGCTTGTGCTGTTGGCAATGCCCATGATATGGCGCATGAAAAACCTTGAGCCGGGTGAGAAGCAATGA
- a CDS encoding sodium-dependent transporter, protein MEERTKWTIYLTFLVAGFATGIGTMGLFPQFWLQYGITGLTVYLIFTLFFTYLAILEAESTQKTAYHFVELYTKLTRTSGMIIAILLAIMVFLSYYTANTALILLSPFLGTGALGRLIAKLILLAVTFIIITRAKEKTFLIMAGGSALFVIFAVITAIAFKTKIPAENFYLDLVKGMIFARQPLSLALLRDAAIRALYGVGLGFAFYLMIGSFMGRNFNSKVIIGTGVAIQVFIGIIATFTVIYSVAPGTPGLLLTYATGGEEGSIKFMEALPHVLANYQILLLMIAMSLFFAGLTSIVPTAEIGLQITQMLTGLSREKAATYFISFVVLLGIIDSYPPVADMMLQAINVFIFIGAIFEIYPILTKLRRQKSPVEHAIATVGAVVFALLGIYVMISEIRIGGYRVVSTVIAIVLLIIGIAIKEFGKASR, encoded by the coding sequence ATGGAGGAGAGGACAAAATGGACTATTTACTTGACATTTTTAGTGGCGGGATTTGCTACAGGGATAGGCACCATGGGTCTGTTTCCCCAGTTTTGGCTTCAGTACGGGATAACAGGACTGACAGTGTACTTGATCTTCACACTATTCTTCACGTATCTTGCTATACTTGAGGCAGAATCAACTCAGAAAACGGCATATCACTTTGTAGAGCTTTATACAAAGCTCACAAGAACATCTGGTATGATCATTGCGATTTTACTTGCGATCATGGTGTTCTTATCCTACTACACAGCAAACACAGCCCTTATACTGCTGTCCCCATTCCTTGGAACTGGAGCTCTCGGAAGGCTTATTGCAAAGCTTATTTTGTTAGCTGTAACATTTATAATAATCACAAGGGCCAAAGAGAAAACATTCCTCATAATGGCTGGTGGTTCAGCACTTTTCGTGATCTTTGCTGTGATAACAGCAATAGCATTCAAGACAAAAATACCAGCTGAAAACTTTTATCTGGACCTTGTTAAGGGAATGATATTTGCAAGACAACCACTTTCATTAGCTTTGTTAAGGGATGCTGCTATTAGGGCTTTATATGGTGTCGGTTTGGGCTTTGCGTTCTACTTGATGATTGGAAGCTTTATGGGGAGAAACTTTAACTCTAAGGTAATTATTGGAACTGGCGTAGCTATCCAAGTATTTATTGGAATCATTGCAACGTTTACCGTGATATACTCAGTTGCTCCCGGAACTCCAGGGTTGCTTCTTACATATGCAACAGGTGGAGAAGAAGGTTCAATTAAATTCATGGAGGCTTTGCCTCATGTATTGGCTAATTATCAAATTTTGCTACTCATGATTGCGATGTCGCTCTTTTTTGCAGGTCTTACAAGCATTGTTCCAACAGCTGAAATTGGACTTCAGATTACCCAAATGCTAACTGGCCTAAGCAGAGAAAAGGCTGCAACATATTTTATCAGCTTTGTGGTTCTGCTTGGAATCATTGACTCATACCCTCCAGTTGCCGACATGATGCTTCAGGCAATAAATGTTTTTATCTTCATTGGGGCGATATTTGAGATATATCCCATACTAACAAAACTGAGAAGACAAAAAAGCCCAGTAGAGCATGCAATAGCGACTGTGGGAGCAGTAGTTTTTGCATTATTGGGCATATATGTCATGATTTCGGAGATCAGGATTGGAGGATACAGGGTGGTTTCAACAGTAATAGCCATCGTCCTTTTGATCATAGGAATTGCAATAAAGGAATTCGGAAAGGCTTCGAGATAA
- a CDS encoding alpha/beta hydrolase, translating to MIIKILILFLILFFLFVVFVAYKMVKPPREIKGWTPKDLGYDYEEVTIQTKDGLNLHGWWIDQGNEKTVIPLHGYTSSKWNDLYIKPTMEILLNAGYNVLAFDFRAHGKSEGKYTTVGDKELIDLISAIDWLKENHPEKAKKIGLIGFSMGAMVTIRALAEDERVCCGVADSPPMHLDKTGARGLKYFAKLPEWLYIFVKPFTLIISGGKVVHPLEYADKVKKPLLLIAGKKDPLVKVEEIQEFYERNKKINPNVELWVTEAPHVRTILIAKDEYKKRILEFFERHL from the coding sequence ATGATTATAAAAATCTTAATCCTCTTTTTAATTCTGTTTTTTCTCTTCGTAGTCTTTGTAGCGTACAAAATGGTTAAGCCGCCGAGAGAGATCAAAGGATGGACACCAAAAGACTTGGGTTATGACTACGAGGAAGTAACGATACAAACAAAAGACGGCTTAAATCTTCACGGATGGTGGATTGACCAAGGGAATGAAAAAACTGTAATTCCCCTTCACGGCTACACCTCAAGCAAGTGGAACGACCTCTACATAAAGCCGACAATGGAAATTCTGCTGAACGCCGGATACAACGTCCTTGCATTTGATTTCAGGGCACATGGGAAGAGTGAAGGAAAATACACGACGGTTGGAGACAAAGAGCTGATTGATTTAATCTCAGCGATTGACTGGCTTAAGGAGAATCATCCGGAGAAAGCTAAGAAGATCGGACTTATAGGTTTCTCAATGGGTGCAATGGTCACTATAAGGGCTCTGGCTGAAGACGAAAGAGTTTGCTGTGGAGTTGCTGATTCTCCACCAATGCACCTTGATAAGACCGGGGCACGTGGTTTAAAGTATTTTGCAAAGCTCCCAGAGTGGCTGTATATATTTGTGAAGCCATTTACACTGATAATAAGTGGGGGAAAAGTTGTTCACCCATTAGAATATGCAGACAAAGTGAAGAAGCCCCTATTACTAATAGCTGGAAAGAAAGACCCGCTCGTTAAAGTTGAAGAAATTCAGGAGTTCTACGAAAGGAACAAGAAAATCAATCCAAACGTTGAGCTTTGGGTTACAGAAGCTCCTCATGTCAGGACAATACTCATAGCAAAGGATGAATACAAGAAGAGAATTCTGGAGTTTTTCGAGAGACATCTCTAA
- a CDS encoding phosphatase PAP2 family protein, whose product MRKLDKALLIVSIFLMLSSVLAIHFQVYAFWKAITFLGYEKFYMVLIPVIYLGYSSSYGIALFIPFILGMWLNLFLKNFFKLPRPPENLRIVEAEGYGFPSGHAQGSSMVFGYFAYTREGIGFRVFCLTMIALISLSRIVLRVHYWRDIFGGIVLGTAVISLGVYLKNKVKYTPKVALLGIILSLLLPVISRSIGYANETFSIVEGSLIGAVVGYSSFKQFNLPDTSEIPFKKRMIMTAIGLFVSGAGYVVWKSGAPGLPTFAISTFTMVFLVPSAFLRFSDNYRK is encoded by the coding sequence ATGAGGAAACTCGACAAGGCCTTACTTATAGTTTCAATTTTTCTCATGCTTTCTTCCGTTTTAGCTATCCACTTTCAAGTTTATGCATTTTGGAAGGCTATAACATTCCTCGGATACGAGAAATTTTACATGGTTTTAATCCCAGTGATATATCTCGGCTACAGTTCATCATATGGAATAGCACTCTTCATTCCCTTCATCCTTGGCATGTGGCTCAATTTGTTCCTTAAAAACTTCTTCAAGCTGCCGAGACCTCCAGAAAATCTTAGGATAGTTGAAGCTGAAGGATATGGATTTCCAAGCGGACATGCTCAAGGCTCGAGCATGGTCTTTGGTTACTTTGCCTACACAAGGGAAGGAATTGGATTTAGAGTTTTCTGCCTGACTATGATAGCCTTGATTTCCCTTTCAAGGATAGTTCTGAGAGTCCATTACTGGAGGGATATATTTGGTGGAATTGTACTGGGAACAGCAGTTATTTCTCTGGGGGTATACCTAAAGAATAAAGTCAAATACACGCCAAAAGTTGCTTTATTAGGAATTATCCTAAGCCTTCTGCTTCCAGTGATATCAAGAAGCATTGGATATGCCAATGAGACATTCTCAATAGTTGAGGGCTCCCTGATTGGCGCAGTTGTTGGATATTCATCATTTAAACAATTTAACTTACCAGATACATCGGAGATTCCCTTCAAAAAGAGAATGATAATGACAGCTATTGGTCTATTTGTCAGTGGGGCTGGCTATGTTGTCTGGAAATCTGGAGCTCCCGGATTACCGACATTTGCCATATCAACATTTACGATGGTATTCCTGGTTCCATCGGCATTTTTGAGATTCTCCGATAACTACAGAAAATGA
- a CDS encoding putative toxin-antitoxin system toxin component, PIN family, whose amino-acid sequence MERNRKKAQKARFRVVVDTSVLIAALMSSQGYAFEVIEKVLTGQITNYYSRKTLQEYKTVVAYPKIIKKISAEVAMLRVSAFVASSKLISIKKSLQKSKRIKELVKDEMDIPFLDVVYNAKAEFLITYDRKHLLKIRDKARKFKLNSHEFYILTPKEFIKEFYEVKS is encoded by the coding sequence ATGGAAAGAAATCGAAAGAAAGCTCAAAAAGCTCGGTTTAGAGTAGTCGTTGATACTTCAGTTTTAATTGCCGCTCTGATGTCTTCTCAAGGATATGCCTTTGAAGTTATTGAAAAAGTCCTAACTGGTCAGATAACTAACTATTACTCTCGAAAAACACTCCAGGAATACAAGACTGTGGTGGCATATCCAAAAATAATAAAGAAGATTTCAGCTGAAGTTGCAATGTTAAGAGTTAGTGCTTTTGTAGCTTCTTCTAAGCTCATATCAATTAAGAAGAGCCTCCAAAAGAGTAAGCGCATTAAGGAGCTTGTGAAAGATGAAATGGATATTCCGTTTCTTGACGTTGTTTACAATGCTAAAGCTGAGTTTTTGATAACCTATGACAGGAAGCATTTGCTTAAAATCAGAGATAAAGCGAGAAAGTTTAAGCTGAACTCTCATGAGTTCTATATCCTAACACCAAAAGAATTCATCAAGGAATTTTATGAAGTAAAAAGTTAA
- a CDS encoding class I SAM-dependent methyltransferase — MNSEEKFKNEILPKIPLRNEPPLPNNWLQIEMLERFKVLQFAGIKEGMNILEIGCGAHAISTVPLAYMVGETGRVVAVDLARWTYFKEIIKSAGLWRRVIPMKIDAQNLPFPFKSFDLAVLIHGIRSLRNEETIVKVISEMLRVADEIFIAESLPIARTKGQETHLEMYNLREEIFEALYGRKDDLHYFQLEKLIEFVERAGGKIKECGTFEPNLPHFLAYIPRKYAEKIRDTRKREILLKKWESACEKLQKYGEEHPPVGWIKAKE, encoded by the coding sequence GTGAATTCTGAAGAAAAGTTCAAAAATGAAATCCTTCCAAAAATTCCATTGAGGAATGAGCCTCCCCTCCCAAATAACTGGCTCCAGATTGAGATGCTCGAACGTTTTAAAGTTTTGCAATTTGCTGGGATTAAAGAAGGAATGAACATTCTTGAGATAGGCTGCGGAGCTCATGCCATATCAACAGTGCCGTTAGCTTACATGGTTGGGGAAACTGGAAGAGTCGTTGCTGTGGATTTAGCAAGGTGGACGTATTTTAAAGAGATTATTAAGAGCGCTGGGCTTTGGAGGAGAGTCATTCCTATGAAAATTGATGCCCAAAATTTACCATTTCCCTTCAAGAGCTTTGATTTGGCAGTTTTAATTCATGGGATTAGAAGTCTAAGAAATGAGGAGACAATTGTTAAAGTAATTAGCGAGATGCTCCGCGTTGCTGATGAAATTTTTATTGCTGAAAGTTTGCCAATAGCCAGAACAAAGGGACAAGAGACTCACTTGGAGATGTACAACCTTAGAGAGGAGATATTCGAAGCACTTTATGGTAGGAAGGATGACCTGCATTATTTCCAGCTTGAAAAGTTGATTGAGTTTGTGGAAAGAGCAGGCGGAAAAATAAAAGAATGTGGAACTTTTGAACCAAATTTGCCGCACTTCTTAGCTTATATTCCAAGAAAATATGCTGAGAAGATCAGAGACACAAGAAAGCGAGAAATATTACTCAAAAAGTGGGAGAGTGCTTGCGAAAAACTCCAAAAATATGGGGAAGAGCATCCTCCAGTGGGGTGGATAAAAGCAAAAGAGTGA
- the malP gene encoding maltodextrin phosphorylase: MVVESTIKEKLPENIRGLAKLAYNYWWSWDHKATKMWMYIDEEHWREYKNPVKLLLDVDKERLKELARDEFFLDLYELVMSNFERYMSEKNTWFSINYPKWDKPIVYLCMEYGIGKSLPIYSGGLGILAGDHIKTASDLGLPLIAVGLLYKHGYFKQEIDENGRQIEEFPSYDPKEMPIKQILKENGEPLLISVPIEDREVYARVFEVNVGRIKLYLLDTDVEQNEEDDRRICDYLYNAELDKRIKQEILLGIGGMRLLKALKIEPGVIHLNEGHPAFANFERIVWYMEEGLSFEEALEVVRGTSVFTTHTPVPAGHDVFPVWFVEEKLGKFFEGLPKEKFLALGKVEEKDPNFNMSLLAIKTSNFINGVSKLHAEVTKKMWLNLWKGVPIDEIPIEGITNGIHTPTWVHEKLARLYDRYMGKVWREHVNLEGIWYAIERIPDKELWEAHLKAKRELIELIKRKIRERNARLGIEEPVPEIDENALIIGFARRFATYKRATLILSDLERLRRIMNNPEMPVYLIFAGKAHPRDEAGKEFLKKVYEVSQMPEFKGKILIIENYDMGSARLMVAGVDVWLNNPRRPLEASGTSGMKAGLNGVLNLSIYDGWWVEGYNGRNGWVIGEETTEPETEEDDIRDAQSLYDILENEVIPLYYENKEAWISMMKESIKSIAPRFSTHRMVKEYMTKFYTKAMEHGIWLVRDNFRWAREIAAWKKKVLENWGNVSIEKIITEDAKAMEVVINLGNLSPEDVKVELYYGVKVRDYIIEKPHIVELKRPESLGNGKYRYRYEGNALRNIINPCWHYAVRVYPYHSKLPYRFLMGGIIKWRGLLE; encoded by the coding sequence ATGGTGGTCGAATCAACGATTAAAGAGAAGCTTCCTGAAAATATTAGGGGCTTGGCAAAGCTTGCTTATAACTATTGGTGGAGCTGGGATCACAAAGCCACAAAAATGTGGATGTATATCGATGAAGAGCACTGGAGGGAGTATAAAAATCCAGTGAAGCTTCTCCTCGATGTAGATAAGGAAAGATTAAAAGAGCTTGCAAGAGATGAATTCTTTCTTGATTTATATGAGCTTGTAATGAGCAATTTTGAAAGATACATGAGTGAGAAGAACACCTGGTTCTCTATTAATTATCCAAAGTGGGACAAGCCGATAGTGTATCTGTGCATGGAATATGGTATCGGAAAAAGTCTGCCCATTTATTCTGGTGGTCTTGGTATCCTTGCTGGGGATCATATAAAGACGGCAAGTGATTTGGGTTTGCCCCTTATTGCAGTGGGTCTTCTCTATAAGCATGGCTATTTCAAGCAGGAAATAGATGAAAACGGTAGACAAATTGAGGAGTTTCCAAGTTATGATCCAAAAGAAATGCCCATAAAGCAGATTCTCAAGGAGAATGGGGAGCCACTCCTAATTTCAGTTCCAATTGAGGATAGAGAGGTATATGCAAGGGTGTTTGAGGTAAACGTTGGGAGGATCAAGCTGTATCTACTTGACACCGATGTAGAACAGAATGAGGAGGACGACAGAAGAATATGTGACTACCTTTACAATGCTGAGCTTGACAAAAGAATTAAACAGGAAATTCTGCTTGGGATTGGAGGAATGAGGCTTTTAAAAGCTCTTAAAATTGAACCTGGGGTCATACATTTAAACGAAGGCCATCCGGCTTTTGCAAACTTTGAAAGGATTGTATGGTATATGGAGGAAGGACTAAGCTTTGAGGAAGCATTAGAAGTCGTTAGGGGAACGAGTGTTTTCACAACTCACACACCTGTTCCTGCTGGACATGATGTTTTTCCAGTCTGGTTTGTTGAGGAGAAGCTTGGAAAGTTCTTTGAGGGTTTACCCAAGGAAAAATTCTTGGCTTTAGGTAAGGTTGAGGAAAAAGATCCCAACTTTAATATGAGCCTTTTGGCTATAAAAACCTCTAACTTTATAAACGGCGTCAGTAAGCTTCATGCAGAAGTCACAAAGAAAATGTGGCTTAATCTTTGGAAAGGAGTCCCTATTGACGAGATTCCAATTGAGGGAATAACAAACGGGATTCATACACCAACATGGGTTCATGAAAAGCTTGCTCGTTTGTATGACAGATACATGGGGAAGGTCTGGAGAGAACATGTGAACTTGGAGGGTATCTGGTATGCCATCGAAAGAATTCCAGACAAAGAGCTCTGGGAAGCGCATCTAAAAGCCAAAAGAGAACTGATTGAACTAATCAAGAGAAAAATCAGGGAGAGAAATGCCCGTTTAGGTATTGAGGAGCCAGTTCCAGAAATTGATGAAAATGCTTTGATAATAGGATTTGCAAGGAGATTTGCAACATATAAGAGGGCAACTCTAATTCTGAGCGATCTTGAGCGCCTAAGGAGGATAATGAACAATCCGGAGATGCCTGTGTATCTAATCTTTGCAGGAAAAGCCCATCCAAGGGACGAAGCTGGAAAGGAATTCTTGAAGAAAGTTTACGAAGTTTCCCAAATGCCCGAGTTTAAAGGTAAAATACTCATTATAGAAAACTATGACATGGGTTCTGCCCGTTTAATGGTTGCTGGTGTTGATGTGTGGCTCAACAACCCAAGGAGACCTCTTGAGGCAAGTGGAACGAGCGGCATGAAGGCTGGACTTAACGGCGTCCTTAATTTAAGCATCTATGATGGATGGTGGGTTGAAGGATACAACGGAAGAAACGGCTGGGTCATAGGGGAGGAGACAACAGAACCAGAGACCGAAGAAGATGATATAAGGGATGCTCAGAGTTTATATGATATTCTCGAAAATGAAGTAATCCCCCTTTATTATGAGAACAAAGAAGCTTGGATAAGCATGATGAAGGAGAGCATAAAGAGCATAGCGCCAAGGTTCAGCACCCACAGGATGGTCAAGGAGTACATGACAAAATTCTATACAAAGGCTATGGAGCATGGAATCTGGCTTGTGAGAGATAACTTCCGCTGGGCAAGAGAGATAGCAGCTTGGAAAAAGAAAGTGCTTGAAAATTGGGGGAATGTAAGCATTGAAAAAATAATTACAGAGGATGCTAAGGCAATGGAAGTTGTCATAAACCTTGGAAATCTGAGTCCTGAGGATGTAAAAGTTGAGCTCTACTATGGAGTGAAGGTCAGGGACTACATAATTGAGAAGCCCCACATAGTTGAACTAAAGAGGCCCGAATCTCTGGGGAATGGAAAATACAGATACAGATATGAAGGAAACGCTTTGAGGAATATAATCAATCCATGCTGGCACTATGCTGTGAGAGTTTATCCCTACCATTCAAAGTTGCCATACAGATTCCTGATGGGGGGCATAATAAAGTGGCGTGGATTGCTTGAGTGA
- a CDS encoding glutamate--tRNA ligase, translating into MEELILKYALINAIQHNGKANPKAVIGKVLGSHPELRPKAREIVPLVNKIVEEVNKMGIKEQEAKLREIYPEFFEKKEEKHEEKKGLPPLPKAEKGKVVTRFAPNPDGAFHLGNARAAILSHEYARIYDGKFILRFDDTDPKVKRPELIFYEWIIEDLKWLGFRIDEIHYASDRLEIYYKYAEELIKMGKAYVCTCKPEEFRKLRDAGKPCPHRDEPVEIQLERWEKMLDGTYKEGEAVVRIKTDLNHPNPAVRDWPALRIIDNPDHPRTGDKYRVWPLYNFASAIDDHDLGVTHIFRGQEHAENETRQRYIYNYFGWEYPVTVHHGRLSIEGVILSKSKTRKGIQEGKYLGWDDPRLGTIRALKRRGILPEAIRELIISVGLKRSDTTISWDNLAAINRKLIDPVANRYFFVADPIPMYIKGFEEEFTAKVPLHPDHPEKGYRELKFTPEKPVYVSKDDLELLKKSEYIRLKDLFNVKLLEVSEEKIVAEFDSIEYEKAREHRWHMIHWVPEGKECEVIIPEGDELIVKKGLLEKDADVKVDDIVQFERFGFVRIDTIENGVVKAIFAHK; encoded by the coding sequence ATGGAAGAGTTGATTTTAAAGTACGCGCTCATCAATGCAATACAGCACAATGGAAAAGCTAACCCCAAGGCAGTCATAGGCAAAGTTCTCGGCAGTCATCCGGAGCTGAGACCAAAAGCCAGGGAAATAGTCCCTCTCGTGAATAAGATAGTTGAAGAAGTCAACAAGATGGGTATAAAGGAGCAAGAGGCAAAGCTCAGGGAGATTTATCCGGAGTTCTTTGAGAAAAAAGAAGAGAAACATGAAGAAAAGAAAGGGTTGCCTCCTCTTCCCAAAGCTGAAAAGGGCAAAGTGGTTACAAGGTTTGCTCCAAACCCTGATGGAGCTTTCCACTTGGGAAATGCTCGTGCAGCTATTTTAAGCCACGAGTATGCGAGAATATATGATGGCAAGTTCATACTGAGATTTGACGACACTGATCCAAAGGTGAAGAGACCCGAGCTCATCTTTTATGAGTGGATAATCGAGGATTTGAAATGGCTCGGCTTCAGGATTGATGAGATTCATTACGCCAGCGACAGACTTGAGATTTATTACAAGTATGCTGAAGAGCTAATAAAGATGGGAAAAGCCTATGTTTGTACCTGCAAGCCAGAAGAATTCAGAAAGCTCAGAGATGCAGGAAAGCCATGCCCTCACCGTGATGAACCCGTTGAAATTCAGCTTGAAAGATGGGAGAAGATGCTTGACGGTACTTACAAAGAAGGAGAAGCTGTTGTTAGGATAAAAACCGATTTAAACCATCCGAACCCAGCTGTGAGGGACTGGCCTGCTTTAAGAATAATTGACAATCCAGATCATCCCAGAACTGGGGACAAATACAGAGTTTGGCCACTCTACAACTTTGCATCAGCCATTGATGACCATGACCTTGGCGTAACTCACATCTTCAGGGGACAGGAGCATGCTGAGAATGAGACAAGGCAGCGCTATATTTACAACTATTTCGGCTGGGAGTATCCAGTGACTGTTCATCACGGTAGATTGTCAATTGAGGGGGTAATTCTGAGCAAATCAAAAACGAGAAAAGGAATTCAAGAGGGCAAATACTTAGGCTGGGATGATCCAAGATTAGGAACAATAAGAGCTTTAAAGAGAAGAGGAATTCTCCCAGAAGCAATAAGAGAACTGATTATAAGCGTTGGGCTCAAGAGGAGTGACACAACCATAAGCTGGGACAACTTGGCTGCGATAAACAGAAAGCTGATTGACCCGGTAGCAAACCGCTATTTCTTCGTTGCCGACCCAATTCCAATGTACATTAAAGGATTTGAGGAAGAATTCACCGCAAAAGTTCCGCTCCATCCAGATCATCCGGAGAAAGGGTACAGAGAGCTAAAATTCACACCAGAAAAGCCGGTTTATGTATCAAAAGACGATTTAGAACTGCTCAAGAAGAGCGAATACATAAGGCTCAAAGATCTCTTCAACGTCAAACTCCTTGAAGTTAGCGAAGAGAAGATAGTTGCAGAGTTTGACAGCATCGAATATGAAAAAGCGAGAGAACACAGATGGCACATGATTCACTGGGTTCCAGAAGGAAAAGAGTGTGAAGTTATAATTCCGGAAGGAGATGAGCTCATAGTCAAGAAAGGTCTGCTTGAGAAAGATGCAGATGTTAAAGTTGACGACATAGTGCAGTTCGAAAGGTTCGGCTTTGTCAGAATCGATACCATTGAAAATGGAGTCGTTAAGGCAATATTTGCCCACAAGTGA